In one window of Microbacterium dextranolyticum DNA:
- a CDS encoding APC family permease: MTKLDPSAAATTTAGTRTLTGSLGATAIVFMVVAAASPLTVIGGAAPLGILLGNGVGFPALYAVSAVILLLFAVGLSAMSRHIPRPGAFFTYVGYGLGRSTGLAAAWIAMLTYTAIQVSVYGYIGYILSYTLQTYTGVTLPWWLMALAIIGLVGILGYRHIDLSSKVLGVLLIAEVGIVAILVAVVLFRAPEGLSLAPFQPSQVVSGSPGVGLMFAIAAFIGFEATAIFRDEARDPDRTIPRATYLAVIGIGVFYTVASWGLVMAWGPSGVVDAAAADPGSLILRTMATYLGTAGEVITNVLLITSMFACVLSFHNVVTRYQHSMSTAGVLPERLSGVHHRHLSPHFSSLVQTVTAAVLVVVFAIFQLEPVLQVFTWFAGVATLAIAVLMAVTSIAVIVYFARTRRDRRLWNTVIAPALGFVGLVLSSALIVAYFPIMVGDMDADGAPVFGGVSWFLLGLVAVFPLIGYAQAAWIRTRRPAAYAKLTDAIAG, encoded by the coding sequence ATGACGAAACTCGATCCATCCGCCGCCGCGACGACCACGGCCGGCACCCGCACGCTGACCGGATCGCTGGGGGCGACCGCGATCGTCTTCATGGTGGTCGCCGCTGCGTCCCCGCTCACCGTCATCGGCGGCGCAGCCCCGCTGGGCATCCTTCTCGGCAACGGCGTCGGGTTCCCCGCACTGTACGCGGTCAGTGCGGTCATCCTGCTGCTGTTCGCCGTCGGTCTGTCGGCGATGTCGCGGCACATCCCCCGCCCGGGCGCCTTCTTCACCTACGTCGGATACGGCCTCGGCCGCTCGACCGGCCTCGCCGCAGCCTGGATCGCGATGCTCACCTACACCGCGATCCAGGTGTCGGTGTACGGCTACATCGGCTACATCCTCTCCTACACACTGCAGACCTACACCGGTGTGACGCTGCCGTGGTGGCTCATGGCCCTCGCGATCATCGGACTCGTCGGCATCCTCGGCTACCGCCACATCGACCTGTCCAGCAAGGTGCTCGGCGTGCTCCTGATCGCCGAGGTCGGCATCGTCGCGATCCTCGTGGCGGTCGTCCTCTTCCGTGCACCCGAGGGGCTGAGCCTCGCGCCGTTCCAGCCGTCGCAGGTCGTCAGCGGCTCGCCCGGCGTCGGCCTCATGTTCGCGATCGCGGCCTTCATCGGATTCGAGGCCACGGCCATCTTCCGCGACGAGGCGCGCGATCCCGACCGCACCATCCCGCGCGCGACGTACCTCGCCGTCATCGGCATCGGCGTCTTCTACACGGTCGCCTCGTGGGGCCTGGTCATGGCGTGGGGACCGAGCGGGGTGGTCGACGCCGCCGCGGCCGACCCCGGCAGTCTCATCCTGCGTACGATGGCGACCTACCTCGGCACCGCCGGCGAGGTCATCACGAACGTTCTCCTGATCACCTCGATGTTCGCGTGCGTGCTCTCCTTCCACAACGTCGTCACGCGCTACCAGCACTCGATGTCGACCGCCGGCGTCCTGCCCGAGCGTCTCTCGGGCGTCCACCACCGCCACCTCTCGCCGCACTTCTCCTCGCTCGTGCAGACCGTCACGGCTGCCGTGCTGGTGGTGGTGTTCGCCATCTTCCAGCTCGAGCCGGTGCTGCAGGTGTTCACGTGGTTCGCCGGCGTCGCGACCCTCGCGATCGCCGTGCTCATGGCGGTGACCTCCATCGCCGTGATCGTCTACTTCGCCCGCACGCGGCGTGACCGACGCCTCTGGAACACCGTCATCGCGCCCGCGCTCGGCTTCGTCGGGCTCGTGCTCTCGTCGGCGCTCATCGTCGCGTACTTCCCGATCATGGTGGGCGACATGGATGCCGACGGCGCACCCGTCTTCGGCGGCGTGAGCTGGTTCCTCCTCGGCCTCGTGGCCGTCTTCCCCCTCATCGGCTACGCGCAGGCGGCCTGGATCCGCACCCGCCGCCCCGCCGCCTACGCCAAACTCACCGACGCCATCGCAGGCTGA
- a CDS encoding APC family permease codes for MTALERAIHDPAPVRAFGRRSPLEGLDRQSVGFVDVMAQSVSAVAPAAAATTVTGLVAGVSAGAVVVSVLVAGVLSLLMAGTVGQFARRLAASGALYTYAARSFGPRGGLATGAAVLVGYGAIAMFALLGGAHYTRLLLRPITPEIDTPLGIGAIVLAESALLTIVLVRGIRLSARVALVVELASVALIAALLTLLLTRIGPIDPASLLPSGSDSALGVAAGALIALTAYVGFESATTLGVEARAPLRTIPRAIRATVIVSLVLYLLAAVTQVAGFAGLGRDLSRSASPVNDLANAFGLGGWAVLADAGIAASFLACAIGSTTALARVLFAMGRDGVLGATVGRTHARYGTPIGAISVSLPIVVAVPLTLAVTGVDLRAAMHLTLAIGGVGYIVSYALVCLAAPVFLRRIGESTQAAVVMSWVAAIALLAAVVAFAAADVSSGSPAMAVAIAIAVVAAIAIAWRLRRPLGTLGAYDVPVADAVLGGVARDDPDG; via the coding sequence ATGACCGCTCTGGAGCGTGCGATCCACGATCCCGCGCCGGTCCGTGCGTTCGGTCGGCGTTCTCCCCTGGAGGGCCTGGACCGGCAGAGCGTCGGCTTCGTCGACGTCATGGCGCAGTCGGTGTCGGCGGTCGCACCCGCGGCGGCTGCCACGACCGTGACCGGTCTGGTCGCCGGCGTCTCGGCCGGAGCCGTCGTCGTCTCGGTCCTCGTCGCCGGCGTGCTGAGCCTGCTCATGGCGGGAACCGTCGGACAGTTCGCCCGGCGACTCGCGGCCAGCGGCGCGCTCTACACCTACGCGGCCCGCAGCTTCGGGCCGCGCGGCGGCCTGGCGACGGGAGCCGCCGTGCTCGTGGGGTACGGCGCGATCGCGATGTTCGCCCTTCTCGGCGGCGCACACTACACGCGGCTGCTGCTGCGCCCGATCACGCCCGAGATCGACACCCCGCTCGGCATCGGCGCGATCGTGCTCGCCGAGTCGGCTCTGCTCACGATCGTCCTCGTGCGGGGCATCCGCCTCTCCGCGCGTGTCGCCCTGGTCGTCGAGCTCGCCTCGGTCGCGCTCATCGCCGCGCTGCTCACCCTGCTGCTCACGCGCATCGGACCGATCGACCCCGCATCGCTCCTGCCTTCGGGTTCCGACTCCGCCCTCGGCGTCGCGGCGGGGGCTCTCATCGCACTGACGGCCTACGTCGGGTTCGAGAGCGCCACCACGCTGGGGGTCGAGGCGCGCGCGCCGCTGCGGACGATCCCCCGCGCCATCCGTGCGACGGTGATCGTCTCGCTCGTGCTGTACCTTCTCGCCGCGGTCACCCAGGTGGCCGGTTTCGCGGGACTGGGGCGCGACCTCTCGCGCAGCGCCTCGCCCGTCAACGACCTCGCGAACGCCTTCGGCCTGGGCGGATGGGCGGTGCTGGCGGATGCCGGCATCGCGGCATCCTTCCTCGCGTGCGCGATCGGATCGACGACTGCTCTCGCCCGGGTGCTGTTCGCGATGGGCCGAGACGGCGTTCTCGGCGCGACCGTCGGACGCACGCACGCCCGCTACGGCACGCCCATCGGCGCGATCTCGGTGTCGCTGCCGATCGTGGTCGCCGTCCCCCTCACCCTCGCGGTGACGGGGGTCGACCTGCGGGCGGCGATGCACCTCACACTCGCCATCGGAGGCGTCGGCTACATCGTCTCCTACGCTCTGGTGTGCCTCGCCGCGCCCGTGTTCCTGCGCCGGATCGGCGAGTCGACGCAGGCGGCGGTCGTCATGTCGTGGGTCGCGGCCATCGCCCTGCTGGCCGCGGTCGTCGCATTCGCCGCCGCCGACGTGTCCTCCGGCAGCCCCGCGATGGCCGTGGCGATCGCGATCGCCGTGGTCGCCGCGATCGCGATCGCGTGGCGCCTGCGGCGACCGCTCGGCACGCTGGGGGCCTACGACGTGCCGGTCGCCGATGCCGTGCTGGGTGGCGTGGCGCGGGACGACCCGGATGGCTGA
- a CDS encoding helix-turn-helix domain-containing protein, whose translation MAEAGAPSLSARQPRAIHSALTVLEAVAELGAGVTARELSTHLDLPRATTYRLLNLLVEDEYLVRTPDLSGFALEAKVTQLAAAVQPARLPTTARTLIAEARATLRGGVHVAAYTNGRLHILDEDPDFPLSDPVRLARDPEHSALGVLMLVATGGDGPAAQAAATELARLGGVTRMDGATPGVGCLAVPLRGADGEIAGALAFAGPRHRIVDAPALVARLSPFAESLAPYVA comes from the coding sequence ATGGCTGAGGCGGGCGCACCGTCGCTGTCGGCGCGTCAGCCCCGCGCCATCCACAGCGCTCTGACGGTGCTCGAAGCGGTCGCGGAGCTGGGCGCGGGCGTCACGGCACGCGAGCTGTCCACGCACCTGGATCTGCCGCGCGCGACGACGTATCGCCTGCTGAACCTCCTCGTCGAGGACGAGTACCTGGTGCGCACGCCCGATCTGTCGGGCTTCGCCTTGGAGGCGAAGGTGACGCAGCTCGCCGCGGCGGTCCAGCCGGCGCGGCTGCCCACGACGGCGCGCACGTTGATCGCCGAGGCACGGGCGACGCTGCGCGGTGGGGTGCACGTGGCCGCCTACACGAACGGACGGCTGCACATCCTCGACGAAGACCCGGACTTCCCCCTGAGCGACCCGGTCCGCCTCGCCCGCGACCCGGAGCACTCCGCTCTCGGGGTGCTGATGCTCGTCGCCACCGGCGGCGACGGCCCGGCAGCGCAGGCCGCGGCGACCGAGCTCGCGCGGCTCGGTGGCGTCACCCGGATGGACGGTGCGACGCCCGGGGTCGGATGCCTGGCCGTTCCGCTGCGCGGTGCCGACGGCGAGATCGCCGGCGCGCTCGCATTCGCCGGGCCGCGGCACCGCATCGTGGACGCGCCGGCACTCGTCGCCCGGCTCTCCCCCTTCGCCGAGAGCCTCGCGCCCTACGTCGCCTGA
- a CDS encoding glycoside hydrolase family 65 protein: protein MDRRRFPVDPWRLVETEFSLDDVGVTETLFALGNGYLGLRGNHPEGRHAHEQGTFINGFHETFPIRHAEQAYGFAEVGQTIINAPDAKVMRVYVDDEPLAFDVADIRDYEHALDLRRGVITRRVRWMTPSGKDVLIESDRMVSFEEKHLAAMRVTVTVLNADAPVTISCQLINRQDGEDVYGGAAPGGASAKKAGFDPRKAEKIHDRVLQPQEYWQSGGRSALSYRVTESRMTLAVVADHLIETENDYSARTLVEPDIAKNVFRVQARAGVPVTVTKLVSYHTSRGVPARELVDRGRRTLDRVEAEGVQTQYDRQAAWMDAFWQRSDVVIGGRDDLQQATRWCLFQLAQAAARADGQGVPAKGVTGSGYSGHYFWDTEIYVLPFLIYTSPVWARNALRMRYLMLPAARKRAGQLNEAGALFPWRTISGEEASAYYAAGTAQYHINADVSFALGKYVRATGDDEFLYREGVDIAVETARLWATLGFWRFTEDGEPEVFHIHGVTGPDEYTTVVNDNLFTNVMARYNLRFAARIVREMAEEAPAEYAAMVARLGLDDGEPDAWDAAAEAMHIPYSEALGIHPQDAVFLEREVWDLENTPTEQRPLLLHFHPLVIYRYQVLKQADVVLALYLQGNHFTDDEKLADFEYYDPLTTGDSTLSAVVQAILAAEVGYQDLALQYFAQSIFVDLGDLHHNAADGVHVASAGGVWTALVAGFGGMRDHYGELSFDPRLPKDWPSLSFPLQWRGTPLQVTITRRELTVTAGEGDPVAFSVRGRDVEVVGGATVSVPLAGQGPVIAGRPTLGDLGESLREDGTLLSASVPSATMTTSIPVVTGSLPVSELAHPREEHGNLGVDS, encoded by the coding sequence ATGGACCGTCGACGCTTCCCGGTCGATCCGTGGCGCCTCGTCGAGACCGAGTTCTCGCTCGACGACGTCGGCGTCACCGAGACGCTGTTCGCTCTCGGCAACGGCTACCTCGGCCTGCGTGGAAACCACCCGGAGGGGCGGCACGCGCACGAGCAGGGAACCTTCATCAACGGGTTCCACGAGACGTTCCCGATCCGTCACGCCGAGCAGGCCTACGGCTTCGCGGAGGTCGGGCAGACGATCATCAACGCGCCCGACGCCAAGGTCATGCGCGTCTACGTCGACGACGAGCCGCTCGCCTTCGACGTCGCCGACATCCGCGACTACGAGCACGCGCTCGACCTGCGCCGGGGGGTCATCACCCGCCGGGTGCGCTGGATGACCCCCAGCGGCAAGGATGTGCTCATCGAGAGCGATCGGATGGTCTCCTTCGAAGAGAAGCACCTCGCCGCGATGCGCGTCACCGTCACGGTGCTGAACGCGGATGCCCCGGTCACGATCAGCTGCCAGCTGATCAATCGGCAGGACGGCGAGGACGTGTACGGCGGTGCGGCTCCGGGCGGCGCGAGCGCGAAGAAGGCCGGCTTCGACCCGCGCAAGGCGGAGAAGATCCACGACCGCGTGCTGCAGCCGCAGGAGTACTGGCAGTCCGGGGGGCGTTCGGCCCTGTCGTACCGCGTCACCGAGTCGCGCATGACCCTCGCGGTCGTCGCAGACCATCTGATCGAGACCGAGAACGACTACTCGGCGCGCACGCTCGTCGAACCCGACATCGCCAAGAACGTCTTCCGCGTGCAGGCCCGGGCGGGCGTTCCGGTGACCGTCACCAAGCTCGTGAGCTATCACACCTCGCGCGGGGTTCCCGCGCGCGAACTCGTCGACCGAGGGCGTCGCACGCTCGACCGCGTCGAGGCCGAAGGCGTGCAGACGCAGTACGACCGCCAGGCGGCGTGGATGGATGCCTTCTGGCAGCGCTCCGACGTCGTCATCGGCGGACGCGACGACCTGCAGCAGGCCACACGGTGGTGCCTCTTCCAGCTCGCCCAGGCCGCAGCCCGCGCCGACGGCCAGGGCGTGCCCGCGAAGGGTGTGACCGGATCGGGCTACAGCGGTCACTACTTCTGGGACACCGAGATCTATGTCCTGCCCTTCCTCATCTATACGAGCCCCGTCTGGGCGCGCAACGCACTGCGCATGCGCTACCTGATGCTCCCGGCGGCCCGCAAGCGCGCCGGTCAGCTGAACGAGGCCGGGGCGCTCTTCCCCTGGCGGACGATCTCGGGCGAAGAGGCATCCGCCTACTACGCCGCCGGAACCGCGCAGTACCACATCAACGCCGACGTCAGCTTCGCGCTCGGCAAGTACGTGCGCGCAACCGGCGACGACGAGTTCCTCTATCGTGAGGGCGTCGACATCGCGGTCGAGACGGCGCGCCTGTGGGCGACGCTCGGGTTCTGGCGCTTCACCGAGGACGGTGAGCCCGAGGTCTTCCACATCCACGGGGTGACCGGTCCCGACGAGTACACGACGGTCGTCAACGACAACCTGTTCACCAACGTCATGGCCCGCTACAACCTGCGCTTCGCGGCGCGGATCGTGCGCGAGATGGCGGAGGAGGCCCCCGCCGAGTACGCCGCGATGGTGGCACGCCTCGGACTCGACGACGGCGAGCCGGATGCCTGGGATGCCGCCGCCGAGGCGATGCACATCCCGTACAGCGAAGCCCTGGGCATCCACCCGCAGGACGCGGTCTTCCTCGAGCGCGAGGTGTGGGACCTCGAGAACACGCCGACGGAGCAGCGTCCGCTTCTGCTGCACTTCCACCCGCTCGTCATCTACCGCTACCAGGTGCTCAAGCAGGCCGATGTCGTGCTCGCGCTGTACCTCCAGGGCAACCACTTCACCGACGACGAGAAGCTCGCCGACTTCGAGTACTACGACCCGCTCACGACGGGCGATTCGACTCTGTCCGCGGTCGTGCAGGCGATCCTGGCTGCCGAGGTCGGCTATCAGGATCTCGCCCTGCAGTACTTCGCGCAGTCGATCTTCGTCGATCTGGGCGACCTGCATCACAATGCCGCCGACGGCGTGCACGTCGCCTCGGCGGGTGGCGTCTGGACGGCGTTGGTCGCCGGTTTCGGCGGCATGCGCGACCACTACGGCGAGCTGTCGTTCGATCCGCGGCTGCCGAAGGACTGGCCCTCGCTGTCGTTCCCGCTGCAGTGGCGTGGCACGCCCCTGCAGGTGACGATCACGCGGCGCGAGCTGACCGTGACGGCGGGCGAGGGCGATCCGGTCGCCTTCTCCGTGCGCGGGCGCGACGTCGAGGTCGTCGGCGGAGCGACGGTCAGCGTGCCGCTCGCCGGGCAGGGGCCGGTCATCGCCGGCCGTCCGACGCTCGGCGACCTCGGGGAGTCGCTCCGCGAAGACGGGACGCTGCTGTCGGCGTCGGTCCCGAGCGCGACGATGACCACGAGCATTCCGGTGGTCACCGGCTCTCTGCCCGTATCGGAGCTCGCCCACCCGCGCGAAGAGCACGGGAACCTCGGCGTCGACTCCTGA
- a CDS encoding HAD family hydrolase gives MADALPDLTTYDGVLFDLDGVLTPTAEVHMRAWRTMFTDLFAAWGIDPPYTDDDYFRFLDGKQRYDGVAGLLRSRDVEVPWGAPDDLPTADTVCGIGNRKNEVFAATLRAEGIAPYPGSLALLVRLHEAGTPIGVVSSSKNAEEVLTAAGIRDFFPIVMDGVVAAREGLRSKPEADMFAAGARMLGVDPARSAAVEDAHSGVQSASAAGFGLVVGVDRGAGAQALRELGADVVVDDLAELVR, from the coding sequence GTGGCAGACGCACTCCCCGACCTGACGACCTACGACGGCGTGCTGTTCGACCTCGACGGCGTTCTCACGCCGACGGCGGAGGTCCATATGCGCGCATGGCGGACGATGTTCACCGATCTGTTCGCGGCGTGGGGCATCGACCCGCCGTACACCGACGACGACTACTTCCGCTTCCTCGACGGAAAGCAGCGCTACGACGGCGTCGCCGGCCTGCTGCGCTCACGCGATGTCGAGGTGCCGTGGGGTGCGCCGGATGACCTCCCCACGGCCGACACCGTGTGCGGGATCGGGAACCGCAAGAACGAGGTGTTCGCCGCCACACTGCGGGCCGAGGGCATCGCCCCGTACCCGGGATCGCTCGCGCTCCTCGTGCGACTGCACGAGGCCGGCACCCCCATCGGCGTGGTCTCGAGCTCGAAGAACGCCGAAGAGGTGCTGACGGCAGCGGGCATCCGGGACTTCTTCCCCATCGTCATGGACGGCGTGGTCGCGGCGCGCGAGGGTCTGCGCTCGAAGCCCGAGGCCGACATGTTCGCCGCCGGCGCGCGGATGCTGGGCGTCGATCCCGCCCGCAGCGCCGCCGTCGAAGACGCGCACTCGGGTGTGCAGTCCGCCTCGGCCGCCGGGTTCGGCCTCGTCGTCGGCGTCGATCGCGGCGCCGGCGCGCAGGCGCTGCGCGAGCTCGGCGCGGATGTCGTGGTCGACGACCTCGCGGAGCTCGTCCGCTGA
- a CDS encoding primary-amine oxidase, translated as MTLTDPTIAAPAARATVHPLASLTAAEIEAVRALVLALPSTTDRVRFAYVGLEEPAKGDILAWEAGGALPERRVRVQLLDMTTTRSSDLVVSLATGEILRETVLDGTGGQLPILDAEFEEVATIANADAGWIAALAARGLTVDDVVLVPLSAGNYGYAAEEGRRILRTFAFRQDHPKDHPWAHPVDGLTAYIDVAARSVIQIVDTPGFAVPDTSGNFDDPELQGPPLEGLRPIVITQPEGASFTVDQEHVTWGDWDLRIGFDTREGLILRQLSFQGRPVMYRGSISEMVVPYADPAPNRFWQNYFDTGEYLFGRYTNELELGCDCVGDITYVDAVLSDELGLPRTVRNAICMHEEDFGSLWKHTDIFTGSSEVRRQRRLVISFFTTVGNYDYGFFWYLYLDGTIECEAKLTGILFTSSYPGEGYPFASEVAPGLGAPYHQHLFSARLDMTVDGLANVVNEIDAVRLPISATNPAGNAFTKKVTPLLSEKASGRVADGAVNRVWQIASTEHTTSLGQPTSYVLFPTETPVLLADDASSIAARAAFATKNLFVTKYDPDERYAAGDFVNQHPGGAGIPAFIAGDEPLVGEDVVLWHTFGLTHFPRNEDWPVMPMDYAKFTLKPYNFFERNPTLHVPAPRSSHCAPRHAHGTAAHDAEGHAHGGDAHPASSDHGDAGHAHHC; from the coding sequence ATGACCCTCACCGACCCGACGATCGCCGCGCCCGCCGCTCGTGCCACCGTCCACCCGCTCGCCTCTCTGACCGCCGCCGAGATCGAGGCCGTGCGCGCCCTCGTGCTCGCCCTCCCGTCGACGACCGACCGGGTGCGCTTCGCCTACGTCGGCCTCGAGGAGCCCGCGAAAGGCGACATCCTCGCCTGGGAGGCGGGCGGGGCGCTCCCCGAGCGTCGCGTCCGGGTGCAGCTGCTCGACATGACGACGACCCGCTCGAGTGATCTCGTCGTCTCGCTTGCAACGGGCGAGATCCTCCGCGAGACCGTTCTCGACGGCACGGGCGGGCAGCTGCCCATCCTCGACGCCGAGTTCGAAGAGGTCGCGACGATCGCGAATGCCGACGCAGGCTGGATTGCGGCGCTCGCCGCGCGGGGACTGACCGTCGATGACGTCGTGCTCGTGCCGCTGTCCGCCGGGAATTACGGCTACGCGGCCGAAGAGGGGCGCCGCATCCTGCGCACGTTCGCCTTCCGACAGGATCACCCGAAGGACCACCCGTGGGCGCACCCCGTCGACGGCCTCACGGCCTACATCGACGTCGCCGCGCGCAGCGTCATCCAGATCGTCGACACCCCCGGCTTCGCCGTGCCCGACACGAGCGGCAACTTCGACGACCCGGAGCTCCAGGGCCCGCCGCTCGAGGGGCTGCGCCCGATCGTCATCACCCAGCCCGAGGGGGCGAGTTTCACTGTCGACCAGGAGCACGTCACCTGGGGTGACTGGGACCTGCGGATCGGATTCGACACCCGCGAGGGACTGATCCTGCGGCAGCTCAGCTTCCAGGGGCGGCCGGTCATGTACCGCGGCTCGATCAGCGAGATGGTCGTTCCCTACGCCGACCCTGCGCCGAACCGCTTCTGGCAGAACTACTTCGACACGGGGGAGTACCTCTTCGGGCGGTACACCAACGAGCTCGAGCTCGGCTGCGACTGCGTCGGAGACATCACCTACGTGGATGCCGTGCTCTCCGACGAACTCGGCCTGCCGCGAACGGTCCGCAACGCGATCTGCATGCACGAGGAGGACTTCGGCTCCCTCTGGAAGCACACCGACATCTTCACCGGGTCGAGCGAGGTGCGCCGTCAGCGGCGCCTCGTGATCTCGTTCTTCACGACCGTCGGCAACTACGACTACGGATTCTTCTGGTACCTCTACCTCGACGGCACGATCGAGTGCGAGGCGAAGCTCACGGGCATCCTGTTCACGTCGTCGTACCCGGGCGAGGGGTATCCGTTCGCGTCCGAGGTCGCACCGGGTCTCGGTGCGCCGTACCATCAGCACCTCTTCTCGGCGCGGCTCGACATGACCGTCGACGGGCTCGCGAACGTCGTCAACGAGATCGACGCCGTACGCCTGCCGATCTCGGCGACGAACCCGGCGGGGAACGCCTTCACGAAGAAGGTGACGCCGCTCCTCTCCGAGAAGGCGTCGGGCCGCGTCGCAGACGGGGCCGTGAACCGCGTGTGGCAGATTGCGTCGACGGAGCACACCACCTCGCTCGGCCAGCCGACGTCGTACGTGCTGTTTCCGACCGAGACACCGGTGCTGCTCGCCGACGACGCGTCGTCGATCGCGGCGCGGGCCGCTTTCGCCACGAAGAACCTGTTCGTGACGAAGTACGACCCCGACGAGCGCTATGCCGCGGGTGACTTCGTGAACCAGCATCCGGGCGGCGCGGGCATCCCGGCGTTCATCGCCGGTGACGAGCCGCTCGTCGGCGAGGACGTCGTGCTGTGGCACACCTTCGGCCTCACGCACTTCCCTCGCAACGAGGACTGGCCCGTCATGCCGATGGACTACGCGAAGTTCACGCTCAAGCCGTACAACTTCTTCGAGCGGAACCCGACCCTGCACGTCCCGGCGCCGCGGTCGTCGCATTGCGCCCCGCGGCATGCGCACGGCACGGCCGCGCACGACGCGGAAGGGCACGCGCACGGCGGCGATGCGCACCCGGCCTCGTCCGACCACGGCGACGCCGGTCACGCTCACCACTGCTGA
- a CDS encoding acetate/propionate family kinase: protein MTVVLVINSGSSSFKYQLVDVETETALASGLVERIGQSVGAARHQVGDATYDRELPIPDHTVGFQVMLDAFAQNGPSLSEYAPSAVGHRVVQGGARFFHPTIIDDLVEINIDELSVLAPLHNPGALQGIRAARDAFPDLTHVAVFDTAFHQTLPPAAYTYAIDHTIARKHRIRRYGFHGTSHKFVSEAAADYLDRPLRELKQIVLHLGNGASITAVDGGHSVETSMGLTPLEGLVMGTRSGDIDPSVLLVLARREELTPGGLDEFLNKKSGLLGLTGVSDMRDIESRRAEGAGAAMLAFDVYIHRLRAYIGAYIAQLGGVDVISFTAGVGENSALVRAEALATLGFLGVHIDAERNEARERGIRRISTPDSAVEVLVVPTNEELEIARQTLSVAIPA, encoded by the coding sequence ATGACCGTCGTCCTCGTCATCAACAGCGGTTCGTCCTCGTTCAAGTACCAGCTGGTCGACGTCGAGACCGAGACGGCGCTCGCCTCGGGCCTGGTCGAACGCATCGGCCAGAGCGTGGGCGCAGCCCGCCACCAGGTCGGCGATGCGACCTACGATCGCGAGCTGCCGATCCCGGACCACACCGTCGGCTTCCAGGTGATGCTCGACGCGTTCGCCCAGAACGGCCCGTCGCTCAGCGAGTACGCACCCTCCGCCGTCGGGCATCGCGTCGTGCAGGGCGGCGCGCGCTTCTTCCACCCGACGATCATCGACGACCTCGTCGAGATCAACATCGACGAGCTCTCGGTGCTCGCCCCGCTGCACAACCCCGGCGCGCTACAGGGCATCCGCGCCGCACGGGATGCCTTCCCCGACCTCACTCACGTTGCGGTGTTCGACACGGCGTTCCATCAGACCCTGCCGCCGGCCGCCTACACGTACGCGATCGACCACACGATCGCGCGCAAGCACCGCATCCGCCGGTACGGATTCCACGGCACGAGCCACAAGTTCGTGAGCGAGGCCGCCGCCGACTACCTCGATCGGCCCCTGCGCGAGCTGAAGCAGATCGTGCTCCACCTCGGCAACGGCGCCTCCATCACCGCCGTCGACGGCGGTCACTCGGTCGAGACCTCGATGGGCCTCACCCCGCTCGAGGGACTCGTGATGGGCACGCGCTCGGGCGACATCGACCCCTCGGTCCTGCTCGTGCTCGCCCGCCGCGAAGAGCTGACCCCGGGCGGTCTCGACGAGTTCCTCAACAAGAAGAGCGGTCTGCTGGGCCTCACGGGTGTCTCGGACATGCGCGACATCGAGTCGCGCCGTGCCGAGGGGGCAGGGGCGGCGATGCTCGCCTTCGACGTGTACATCCACCGTCTGCGCGCGTACATCGGCGCCTACATCGCCCAGCTCGGCGGCGTCGACGTGATCTCCTTCACCGCCGGCGTGGGTGAGAACTCCGCGCTGGTGCGGGCCGAGGCGCTGGCAACCCTCGGGTTCCTCGGCGTGCACATCGACGCCGAGCGCAACGAGGCGCGCGAGCGCGGCATCCGTCGCATCTCCACGCCCGACTCCGCAGTCGAGGTCCTCGTCGTTCCGACCAACGAAGAGCTCGAGATCGCGCGGCAGACCCTGAGCGTCGCGATCCCCGCCTGA